One Streptomyces sp. P9-A2 DNA window includes the following coding sequences:
- a CDS encoding GntR family transcriptional regulator, translated as MSPAPVKQLPAAERVYAHVKQGVLERRYEGGTLLTEGELADAAGVSRTPVREALLRLEAEGLIRLYPKKGALVLPVSAQEIADVVETRLLVEEHAVRKAVPAPPGLIERLEALLARQREQAAAGDFAAASVTDRCFHAEIVRSGGNEILSRLYDQLRDRQLRMGVAVMYSHPDRIAKTLSEHQEILEALRSGDPDAAAEVVDRHVGWFSHLARGGVR; from the coding sequence ATGAGTCCGGCCCCCGTGAAGCAACTCCCCGCCGCCGAGCGCGTCTACGCCCATGTCAAGCAGGGCGTCCTCGAGCGCCGTTACGAGGGCGGCACCCTGCTGACCGAGGGGGAGTTGGCCGACGCCGCCGGGGTCTCGCGCACCCCGGTGCGCGAGGCGCTGCTGCGGCTGGAGGCCGAGGGTCTGATCCGGCTCTACCCGAAGAAGGGCGCCCTCGTCCTGCCCGTCTCCGCGCAGGAGATCGCCGACGTCGTCGAGACCCGGCTGCTCGTCGAGGAGCACGCGGTGCGCAAGGCCGTCCCCGCGCCCCCCGGGCTCATCGAGCGGCTGGAGGCGCTGCTCGCCCGGCAGAGGGAACAGGCCGCCGCGGGCGACTTCGCCGCCGCGTCCGTCACCGACCGCTGTTTCCACGCGGAGATCGTCCGCAGCGGCGGCAACGAGATCCTCTCCCGCCTCTACGACCAGCTCCGCGACCGACAACTGCGGATGGGAGTCGCCGTCATGTACTCGCACCCCGACCGCATCGCGAAGACCCTCTCCGAGCACCAGGAGATCCTCGAGGCGCTGCGCTCGGGGGACCCGGACGCGGCTGCCGAGGTCGTCGACCGGCATGTCGGCTGGTTCTCCCACCTGGCCCGGGGAGGAGTGCGATGA
- a CDS encoding D-alanyl-D-alanine carboxypeptidase family protein yields the protein MNIGIQGIRIRRAVGVAVTTGAVLASGALYAAPAQAAAKPTIAAKGGFVMNNANGKSLYTKAANTRLPTGSTTKIMTAKVVLAQKNLNLDAKVTIQMAYSDYIVANNASSARLIVGDKVTVRQLLYGLMLPSGCDAAYALADKFGTGSTRAARVKSFVGKMNADAKKLKLKNTNFDSFDGIGKGNNYSTPHDLTKITSSAMKSANFRAIVKTKKYTAKTVTKTGSTRTMAPWTNTNGLLSSYSGTIGVKTGSGPTAKYCLVFAATRNGKTVIGTVLASTSSAQRETDAKKLLGYGFGQI from the coding sequence TTGAATATCGGCATTCAGGGCATCAGGATCCGTAGAGCCGTCGGCGTCGCCGTGACCACCGGCGCCGTGCTGGCCTCCGGCGCCCTCTACGCGGCACCCGCGCAGGCCGCCGCCAAGCCCACGATCGCCGCCAAGGGCGGCTTCGTGATGAACAACGCGAACGGCAAATCCCTCTACACCAAGGCCGCGAACACCCGCCTTCCGACCGGTTCCACGACGAAGATCATGACCGCGAAGGTCGTGCTCGCGCAGAAGAACCTGAACCTCGACGCCAAGGTCACCATCCAGATGGCCTACAGCGACTACATCGTGGCGAACAACGCGTCGTCCGCGCGCCTGATCGTGGGCGACAAGGTGACCGTGCGCCAGCTGCTGTACGGGCTGATGCTGCCGTCCGGCTGCGACGCGGCGTACGCGCTGGCCGACAAGTTCGGTACGGGCTCGACGCGGGCCGCCCGGGTGAAGTCCTTCGTCGGGAAGATGAACGCCGACGCGAAGAAACTGAAGCTGAAGAACACCAACTTCGACTCGTTCGACGGCATCGGCAAGGGCAATAACTACTCCACGCCGCACGATCTGACGAAGATCACCAGCAGCGCGATGAAGAGCGCCAACTTCCGCGCGATCGTCAAGACGAAGAAGTACACGGCGAAGACCGTCACGAAGACGGGCAGCACCCGCACCATGGCGCCGTGGACCAACACCAACGGCCTGCTCAGCAGCTACAGCGGCACGATCGGCGTGAAGACCGGCTCGGGCCCGACTGCCAAGTACTGCCTGGTCTTCGCCGCGACGCGGAACGGCAAGACCGTCATCGGCACGGTCCTCGCCTCGACCAGCTCCGCCCAGCGCGAGACGGACGCGAAGAAGCTCCTGGGCTACGGCTTCGGCCAGATCTGA
- a CDS encoding DUF6518 family protein, whose translation MTTATALRRDTPATVLTATLAFGLLLGWATYTLHGTTPLLERATNSVSAWILWTAAAGALIRSRQLAVWGGALMMLATCGGYYATSTLGNTFGAGGLGTAAVWSVAGLAGGPLLGWAGWTVRRGRGDVRAAAGAVIAMVVLGEGLWLGLALGYWAEAVVFLVAGVLLTAFLTYRLARAREPRFWLCAVLAPVCGVAFYFAEKLILDALIGTV comes from the coding sequence ATGACCACCGCGACTGCCCTGCGCCGCGACACCCCCGCCACCGTCCTCACCGCGACCTTGGCCTTCGGGCTGCTGCTCGGCTGGGCGACGTACACCCTGCACGGGACGACACCCCTGTTGGAGCGGGCGACCAACTCGGTGTCCGCATGGATCCTGTGGACCGCCGCGGCCGGGGCGCTGATCCGCAGCCGGCAACTCGCCGTCTGGGGTGGAGCCTTGATGATGCTCGCCACCTGTGGTGGCTACTACGCGACGTCCACGCTCGGGAACACCTTCGGGGCCGGAGGCCTCGGTACCGCCGCCGTGTGGTCGGTGGCGGGGCTGGCCGGAGGGCCCCTGCTGGGGTGGGCCGGATGGACGGTGCGCCGCGGGCGCGGGGACGTGCGGGCGGCGGCCGGCGCCGTCATCGCGATGGTGGTGCTGGGCGAAGGGCTCTGGCTGGGCCTGGCGCTCGGCTACTGGGCGGAGGCGGTCGTCTTCCTGGTGGCCGGTGTGCTGCTCACCGCGTTCCTGACGTACCGTCTCGCCCGCGCCCGGGAGCCCCGGTTCTGGCTGTGTGCCGTACTCGCCCCCGTGTGCGGTGTCGCCTTCTACTTCGCCGAGAAGCTGATCCTCGACGCCCTGATCGGAACGGTCTGA
- a CDS encoding GlxA family transcriptional regulator: protein MTHRVGFVVFDGVTMLDVSGPAEVLHQAGRLGHPYDLVMISACGGEVMTSTGMPLSGTVTAAEAGRIDTVLVAGGDRLAEQPVDAELLAATRTVAARATRVASVCTGAFVLAELGLLDGRRAATHWRHADTLARRHPRVRVEPDAIHVRDGRFVTSAGISAGIDLTLALVEDDHGADAARRIARELVVFLRRPGGQSQFTAAATAPARNGLLRTLIGSVLADPAADHDLPSMARAAAVSSRHLTRLFHAELGTTPARWVERVRLDHARQLLLDGHSVTSVARHSGFGSDETLRRVFVRHLGTTPTAYRQRFTTTGTVRAAIPEAEDAVEHRGT from the coding sequence ATGACGCACCGGGTGGGCTTCGTGGTGTTCGACGGTGTGACCATGCTGGACGTCAGTGGCCCCGCGGAGGTCCTGCACCAGGCGGGCCGGCTCGGCCACCCCTACGACCTGGTCATGATCTCGGCGTGCGGCGGAGAGGTCATGACCTCGACCGGGATGCCGCTGAGCGGCACCGTGACGGCGGCCGAGGCCGGACGGATCGACACGGTGCTCGTGGCTGGGGGCGACCGCCTGGCCGAGCAGCCGGTGGACGCGGAGCTGCTGGCGGCGACCCGTACGGTGGCCGCGCGGGCTACGCGGGTCGCCTCGGTGTGCACCGGCGCTTTCGTCCTGGCCGAACTCGGCCTGCTCGACGGGCGTCGGGCGGCCACTCACTGGCGGCATGCCGACACGCTCGCCCGTCGTCACCCCCGGGTACGCGTCGAGCCGGACGCGATCCATGTCCGCGACGGGCGGTTCGTCACCTCCGCGGGCATCAGCGCGGGTATCGACCTGACACTGGCCCTCGTCGAGGACGACCACGGAGCCGACGCGGCCCGCCGCATCGCACGCGAACTGGTGGTCTTCCTGCGGCGTCCGGGTGGGCAGTCGCAGTTCACCGCGGCCGCCACCGCGCCCGCGCGCAACGGCCTCCTGCGGACCTTGATCGGTTCCGTGCTGGCCGACCCGGCCGCTGATCACGACCTGCCGTCCATGGCCCGTGCCGCGGCCGTCAGCTCCCGGCACCTGACCCGGCTGTTCCACGCGGAGCTGGGCACCACCCCCGCCCGCTGGGTCGAGCGGGTCCGTCTCGACCACGCCCGACAACTCCTCCTCGACGGACACAGCGTCACCTCGGTGGCCCGGCACAGCGGCTTCGGCAGCGACGAGACGCTCCGCCGCGTCTTCGTCCGCCACCTCGGCACCACCCCCACCGCCTACCGCCAGCGCTTCACCACCACCGGCACGGTCCGGGCCGCGATCCCCGAAGCCGAGGACGCGGTGGAGCACCGCGGGACCTGA
- a CDS encoding HD domain-containing protein codes for MSETIADVRIPDSALAREATELVREAASPLLFDHSRRVFLWAALRGREQGLSFDPELLYVGAMFHDLGLTERFRRTDQRFEIDGADEARRFLHTHGVTGEAADRVWTAIALHTTPEIPLHMAPEIALVTRGVELDVLGIGYHAVSDGQRAAVVEAHPRPDFKNRILAAFTEGIKDRPETAFGNVKADVLAHYVPGFVRGDFVEVIKNSAWAE; via the coding sequence ATGAGCGAGACGATCGCGGACGTGCGGATCCCGGACAGCGCTCTGGCGCGGGAGGCGACCGAACTGGTCCGTGAGGCGGCCTCACCGCTGCTGTTCGACCACTCCCGGCGCGTGTTCCTCTGGGCCGCGCTGCGCGGGCGCGAACAGGGGCTTTCGTTCGATCCGGAGCTGCTGTACGTCGGGGCGATGTTCCACGACCTGGGACTGACCGAGCGGTTCCGCCGCACCGACCAGCGTTTCGAGATCGACGGCGCCGACGAGGCACGGCGGTTCCTGCACACCCACGGCGTCACCGGCGAGGCGGCCGACCGGGTCTGGACGGCGATCGCCCTGCACACCACGCCGGAGATCCCGCTGCACATGGCCCCCGAGATCGCCCTGGTCACCCGAGGGGTGGAACTGGACGTGCTGGGCATCGGCTACCACGCGGTCTCCGACGGACAGCGTGCGGCCGTGGTGGAGGCCCACCCCCGCCCGGACTTCAAGAACCGGATCCTGGCCGCGTTCACCGAGGGCATCAAGGACCGCCCCGAGACTGCGTTCGGCAACGTCAAGGCCGACGTGCTCGCCCACTACGTGCCCGGATTCGTCCGCGGCGACTTCGTCGAGGTCATCAAGAACTCCGCCTGGGCCGAATAG